The Zavarzinella sp. sequence TAACAATCTTAACGCTGACATATTTAGACTTGAGGTGGGTCGTTTTTTCCCACAAAATTGAGTTTAGATCAGGAAGTGACCGCACCCTGAGAGGCCGATTGCACGGTTCGGGCATATTTCGCCAGCACACCGCGTTCCACACGCAAGGGTGGTTTGTGCCATGTCGCCTTGCGGTTGGCCAATTCTTCGTCAGAAAGGTGCACCGTAAGGGTTTGGGCTTCACCATCAATGGTAATCTGATCGCCGTCCTGCAGCAGGGCAATCGGTCCACCGACCCATGCTTCTGGTGAAACGTGGCCCACCACGAGGCCGTGGGTGCCACCGGAAAAGCGACCATCGGTAATCAGCCCGACGGAGTCTCCCAATCCCTGACCAATCAGAGCACCCGTAATCGAGAGCATTTCCCGCATCCCAGGCCCACCGACCGGGCCTTCGCCACGAATGACCACCACGTCGCCTGCAGCAATCTTGCGGGACTGGATCGCTTCAAAACAAGCTTCCTCTCCATCAAAAACCTTGGCAGGTCCAGTGATCTTGTAAACTTTCAACCCTGCCAGTTTGGCCACCGCACCTTCAGGTGCCAGATTGCCGTGCATGATGGCGATGTGACCAGTGGCATGCAGCGGTTGGTCGATTGGTTTCACCACATTCTGTTTGAGCTGGTAGACACTGGGGAATTCTTCCAGGTTTTCGGCCATGGTTTTGCCAGTGACCGTGATACAATCGCCATGCAGGTAGCCCGCATCGAGCAGTGCCTTCAGCACGGGTGCTGTCCCACCTGCGCGGTAGAGATCGTACATCACATACTTGCCACCTGGCTTCATATCGGCGAGGTGGGGTACTTTTTTGGCAATTCGTTCGAAGTCGTCCAGTGTCCAGGGGACATTCGCCTCGCGGGCAATGGCCATCAGGTGCAGCACCGCATTGGTAGAACCACCCAACGCCAGAACAAAGGTGTAGGCGTTTTCCAGCGATTTGCGGGTGATGATGTCGCTGGGTTTGATATTTTTTTCAATCAGGTGAACCAATGCGGCACCTGCCTGGAATGCTTCACGATCCTTAGAGGAGGAAACTGCGGGGTAACTGGCACCGTTGGGTAATGACATCCCCATTGCTTCGATGGCACTGGCCATCGTGTTGGCTGTATACATTCCACCGCAGGCACCCATGCCCGGACAGGAAGCACACTCGATCTTATGCAGCTTTTTGTCGTCGATGATACCTGCCTGATGCTTGCCAACCGCTTCAAAAATGGAAACGATATCGACATCTTCGCCATCCGGGCCCATTCCGGG is a genomic window containing:
- the ilvD gene encoding dihydroxy-acid dehydratase produces the protein MTQSKRTSLETTEGNKRAPNRAMLRAVGFMDEDFERPMIGVASLFSEITPCNGHLDRLARKGSDGIRSTGGVPQIFGAPTASDGIMMGHSGMRYSLVSREVIADSIEVVAGGMHHDGVLAFGGCDKNMPGCLMGIARLNVPGIFVYGGTILPGMGPDGEDVDIVSIFEAVGKHQAGIIDDKKLHKIECASCPGMGACGGMYTANTMASAIEAMGMSLPNGASYPAVSSSKDREAFQAGAALVHLIEKNIKPSDIITRKSLENAYTFVLALGGSTNAVLHLMAIAREANVPWTLDDFERIAKKVPHLADMKPGGKYVMYDLYRAGGTAPVLKALLDAGYLHGDCITVTGKTMAENLEEFPSVYQLKQNVVKPIDQPLHATGHIAIMHGNLAPEGAVAKLAGLKVYKITGPAKVFDGEEACFEAIQSRKIAAGDVVVIRGEGPVGGPGMREMLSITGALIGQGLGDSVGLITDGRFSGGTHGLVVGHVSPEAWVGGPIALLQDGDQITIDGEAQTLTVHLSDEELANRKATWHKPPLRVERGVLAKYARTVQSASQGAVTS